A window of the Ostrea edulis chromosome 1, xbOstEdul1.1, whole genome shotgun sequence genome harbors these coding sequences:
- the LOC125649233 gene encoding glutathione S-transferase omega-1-like produces MLSLSRRRFQKIDIQTVGRSYSEIKIMSEKALGRGSQCPPLAPGTLRLYSMRFCPYAQRTRLALLHKNITFETVNINLKQKPDWFFAMNPVGLVPVLEFDDKVVYESNVCNEFLDNVYPTPKLIPADFYEASRDKILWETFGKITELFYEIPKSVADGTLDESIRRYKRRVGRYEDELAKRGKYFGGASPCMVDLMVWPWFERIPVLTVVAPEAKLDPKEFPHLSSWMKVMMELPAVKETYEEPAAHIHFFSSLRAGKPDYDYGLN; encoded by the exons ATGTTATCCTTATCCCGACGGAGGTTTCAGAAGATAGACATTCAAACTGTAGGAAGAAGCTACTCTGAAATCAAAATCATGTCGGAAAAAGCTCTTGGAAGAG gaTCGCAGTGCCCCCCATTAGCACCAGGCACCCTTCGTTTGTACAGTATGAGATTTTGTCCTTACGCCCAGCGTACACGACTCGCCCtcttacataaaaatataac attCGAGACTGTAAACATCAATCTGAAACAAAAGCCAGACTGGTTTTTTGCGATGAATCCAGTCGGCCTCGTTCCtgttttggaatttgacgacAAAGTAGTGTATGAGTCGAATGTCTGTAACGAGTTCCTAGATAACGTATACCCTACACCTAAACTCATCCCGGCGGATTTCTATGAGGCAAGCAGGGATAAGATTTTGTGGGAAACGTTCGGAAAG ATTACGGAGTTATTCTACGAGATACCGAAGTCAGTGGCGGATGGAACGTTGGATGAAAGTATACGCCGTTATAAAAGACGAGTAGGTCGTTATGAAGACGAGCTTGCAAAGAGAGGAAAATACTTTGGAG GAGCTTCACCTTGCATGGTAGATTTGATGGTCTGGCCATGGTTTGAGAGAATTCCAGTGTTAACCGTAGTAGCTCCTGAAGCCAAATTGGATCCGAAGGAATTTCCGCATTTGAGCTCCTGGATGAAAGTAATGATGGAACTCCCGGCGGTGAAAGAGACATACGAAGAGCCAGCGGCTCACATACATTTCTTTTCTTCGTTAAGAGCGGGAAAACCTGACTATGATTATGGATTAAACTGA